From Pirellulales bacterium:
TTCCCGCTCCTTGGCTTTTCGAAATATCTTACGGGAAATCAGGAGGATGACCCATGTGGCGGAAACCATCGTGGAAATTTTGGAGCGTTACTTTGACGGGTGCTATTTTGGCAGGAATTGCCTTGCTTTGCACCACTCATGCCGCGCAGCCAAACTTCTCGTTGATTGGATACAATAGTCGCGGGGTGCAGTGCTCGAACAATTGTCAGATGCAGCCGTGTCAATCATGCCCGGTGTATCAGGCAGGAGCTTCTGTCCCATATTGTTCATCCGATCAGGCTGCTCCTGCGACGGCTTGCCCTGCCATGCTTACCATTGGGCCGCCGCCGCGGCTTTATTCTCCGTCGGCCGATTATAGCGCCCGCATAGAATCCGCGCCGGGCTGGGCGGTCGTCGGCGATGCAAATGGCTACTCGCACACTGATGTTCATCCACTCCCGAATATGCCGGAGTTCAATGTCGCCTACGGAGCGCCGCAGTCGGTGTTTTCAGCAGCGCAGCCCGGCTATGCAGCGGCAGCGATTCCTCCCGCGCCTCATTTTTCACCGTCCGGTTACGGGGACTATGCTTTTGCGGGCCCTCCGTCGGTTCCTGTTTATGCTCCCACACCAGTATATTATGCACCCGCCTATCCGCCGACCGCGGCTTATGTGCCGTCGTCGATTGGCTCTGCATATCCCGGAGCCGTTTGTCCGACGCCCATTTCATCGACGCCCACGGCCTGTGACGCGGACCGTTTAGACCATCTGCTGCAAGCGGCCCATCACTTAGACGCTGCCGGCATGCACTTGGAGGCCGACCAACTTCGCAGTCAGTGCAATGCTGAAATAAAATCGGTCGTCGAACAATTGCAAACGGCCCAAGCTGAGTTGGCACGACTGCATCAAACCGCGTACAACCAGCCGACAGCTTCGACGGCGACGCATTCCTATAATCTTGAGGAATGGACTCCGCAACCGACAACAAGCTGGAAGGCTGCGCAAAAGCAAACGGCAGCAACGAGCTCATCGCAACAGGAAGTTTCGGTGCATGTGAAAATCATGGAGTTGAACCGTACGAAATGCCATGCGTTAGGCTTCGATTTTTCCAAATTCGATGGCGAACATTTTGTTGCGAATCATGGCTTCGAATGTTGTGACAGTGACAGCGCATTCCTGAACTTTCTCGATGTGCTGCAAAAGGAAGGTTTACTGAGCGTTGTCAGCGCGCCACAAATCCAGACACGCAATGGCCAACAGGCCCATGTCGAGATTGGCCAGGAGGTGCCTGTTCTGACGCCGCACGCCGATAACCAAGTGACGATTGACTATAAAAAAATCGGCACCACAGTCGACGTGCTTCCGGAAATTCTCGATAGCCACAAGCTCCGCCTGCAGTTGCGGCCAGCTTTTAGTCAGCTTGAGCAGTTTCCGGCGAACGAAACCGGCGAGCTAAAAAGGCCCGTCGTTTCCACCACGGAAATCTCCACAACTTTAGAAATGAAATCGGGCCAAACCGCGGTGCTGGGCGGCTTGATTATCAAGCGGGAATACCAGACGGCGTGCCAATCGCAGGATTGCGTCTCTCAAGCCTGTCACGAAGGCGCGTGCGCTTCCTCTTGCTCGGCAAAAGATAGCGACGACGTGGAAGTGCTGGTGCTAGTCCACGCCGAGATTTTGGACGCCGAGAGTACGACGAAGACAGTCGATGTGCCGGAACACCCGGTTGTTACCGCGGCCGTGTCTGCCCCGAAAAACCACAGCCAGCAGTCGTATACAGTCACGCCAGCGGCCTATTTTGAGCCTGCCGCCAGTTTTGGCCCACAGGCCAACCGAGCCGCGCTGTCAGACTTCTTGTTTCCGCAGGCGCTTCCCGAGCCGTTTGCGCTACAACCCATTGCGATCGAATCGATTGGAGTAGAACCCGGCGCCGCGTTCACGTCGCCGGTCGAAACTTGGAGTTTGGAATCGGAACCAGCGCCATTCACTGCAGAGC
This genomic window contains:
- a CDS encoding type II and III secretion system protein, with protein sequence MLTIGPPPRLYSPSADYSARIESAPGWAVVGDANGYSHTDVHPLPNMPEFNVAYGAPQSVFSAAQPGYAAAAIPPAPHFSPSGYGDYAFAGPPSVPVYAPTPVYYAPAYPPTAAYVPSSIGSAYPGAVCPTPISSTPTACDADRLDHLLQAAHHLDAAGMHLEADQLRSQCNAEIKSVVEQLQTAQAELARLHQTAYNQPTASTATHSYNLEEWTPQPTTSWKAAQKQTAATSSSQQEVSVHVKIMELNRTKCHALGFDFSKFDGEHFVANHGFECCDSDSAFLNFLDVLQKEGLLSVVSAPQIQTRNGQQAHVEIGQEVPVLTPHADNQVTIDYKKIGTTVDVLPEILDSHKLRLQLRPAFSQLEQFPANETGELKRPVVSTTEISTTLEMKSGQTAVLGGLIIKREYQTACQSQDCVSQACHEGACASSCSAKDSDDVEVLVLVHAEILDAESTTKTVDVPEHPVVTAAVSAPKNHSQQSYTVTPAAYFEPAASFGPQANRAALSDFLFPQALPEPFALQPIAIESIGVEPGAAFTSPVETWSLESEPAPFTAEPIMVDRWLLTPDKR